Proteins from a genomic interval of Gossypium hirsutum isolate 1008001.06 chromosome A09, Gossypium_hirsutum_v2.1, whole genome shotgun sequence:
- the LOC107891686 gene encoding cyclin-A2-4 isoform X1 has protein sequence MFHFCRFILLLCVVNFPEIVNMRKENGVSANVGALNGRITRARAATLRASGQLPSLNAPKQPDQKRVSRANTKRSALDENHNAGLQHKKRAVLQDVTNVCCNNSYKSCINATKIQAKSNKQARKGAANSSKVAPDVAAQVQPTRANLQKEDKQGLAKIEPKLEVTCSVNLKEDATLPLNSTNEGVFYRWLSNRSSAMPSKSQSRPRRNGKFSFSGTSITPSYPDFVDIDSDKKDPQLCSLYSPEIYNNLRVAELVRRPYPNFMETIQQDITQSMRGILVDWLVEVSEEYKLVPDSLYLTVHLIDWFLSKNYIERQRLQLLGITCMLIASKYEEICAPRVEEFCFITDNTYTKEEVLKMETKVLKYFGFQIFAPTAKTFLRRFLRAAQASYKSPSIEMEYLANYLAELTLIDYEFLNFVPSIVAASAVFLARWTLDQSSHPWNSTLEHYTAYNQSDLKTTVIALQDLQLNTKGCPLSAIRMKYRQQKFKSVAALRSPKLLETLF, from the exons TTACTGCTCTGTGTTGTGAATTTTCCGGAAATTGTAAATATGAGGAAAGAAAACGGAGTTTCCGCTAATGTTGGTGCACTTAACGGTCGAATCACACGTGCTCGAGCAGCTACATTGCGTGCTTCCGGACAGTTGCCGTCTCTCAATGCACCTAAGCAACCAGATCAGAAACGGGTTTCACGAGCCAACACAAAAAGATCGGCCTTGGATGAAAACCACAATGCTGGTCTTCAGCATAAGAAGAGAGCTGTTCTTCAAGATGTCACAAATGTTTGCTGCAATAATTCATATAAGAGTTGCATTAATGCAACCAAAATCCAG GCTAAGAGCAACAAGCAGGCTAGGAAAGGGGCAGCTAATTCGTCTAAAGTGGCACCGGATGTGGCAGCACAAGTCCAGCCAACTCGAGCCAACTTACAAAAAGAAGACAAGCAAGGGCTTGCAAAAATTGAACCTAAATTAGAAGTTACATGCTCGGTTAATTTGAAAGAGGATGCTACTCTTCCGTTAAATAGCACAAATGAAGGTGTGTTTTACCGTTGGCTTTCAAATCGAAGTTCAGCAATGCCTTCAAAATCCCAAAGTCGTCCTCGAAGAAATG GGAAATTTAGCTTTTCTGGGACGTCGATAACACCTAGCTACCCGGATTTTGTCGACATTGATTCGGATAAGAAGGACCCTCAACTGTGCAGCCTCTATTCCCCTGAAATCTATAATAACTTGCGTGTTGCTGAG CTCGTCCGCAGGCCATATCCTAATTTTATGGAGACGATACAGCAGGATATCACTCAAAGCATGCGGGGAATTTTGGTTGATTGGCTTGTGGAG GTATCTGAAGAATATAAGTTGGTGCCTGACTCACTTTACCTCACAGTGCATCTCATTGATTGGTTTCTCTCTAAAAATTACATTGAAAGACAAAGACTTCAACTTCTTGGGATCACTTGCATGCTAATAGCCTC CAAGTACGAAGAAATATGTGCACCTCGTGTCGAGGAGTTCTGCTTCATCACAGACAACACTTACACTAAAGAAGAG GTGCTAAAAATGGAGACTAAAGTATTGAAGTATTTTGGTTTTCAAATATTTGCACCTACTGCAAAAACGTTTCTCAG GAGATTCTTAAGAGCAGCACAAGCCTCTTACAAG AGCCCCAGCATAGAAATGGAGTACTTGGCAAATTATCTAGCGGAACTGACATTAATTGACTATGAATTCTTGAATTTTGTTCCTTCAATCGTGGCTGCCTCTGCTGTATTTCTTGCCAGATGGACTTTGGATCAGTCATCTCACCCATGG AATTCAACTCTTGAACACTATACGGCTTATAATCAATCTGATCTGAAAACCACAGTTATTGCATTGCAAGATTTACAGTTGAACACCAAAGGTTGTCCTCTAAGTGCTATTCGCATGAAATATAGGCAACAAAAG TTTAAATCCGTGGCAGCCTTAAGATCTCCGAAACTGCTTGAAACACTGTTTTAA
- the LOC107891686 gene encoding cyclin-A2-4 isoform X2 → MRKENGVSANVGALNGRITRARAATLRASGQLPSLNAPKQPDQKRVSRANTKRSALDENHNAGLQHKKRAVLQDVTNVCCNNSYKSCINATKIQAKSNKQARKGAANSSKVAPDVAAQVQPTRANLQKEDKQGLAKIEPKLEVTCSVNLKEDATLPLNSTNEGVFYRWLSNRSSAMPSKSQSRPRRNGKFSFSGTSITPSYPDFVDIDSDKKDPQLCSLYSPEIYNNLRVAELVRRPYPNFMETIQQDITQSMRGILVDWLVEVSEEYKLVPDSLYLTVHLIDWFLSKNYIERQRLQLLGITCMLIASKYEEICAPRVEEFCFITDNTYTKEEVLKMETKVLKYFGFQIFAPTAKTFLRRFLRAAQASYKSPSIEMEYLANYLAELTLIDYEFLNFVPSIVAASAVFLARWTLDQSSHPWNSTLEHYTAYNQSDLKTTVIALQDLQLNTKGCPLSAIRMKYRQQKFKSVAALRSPKLLETLF, encoded by the exons ATGAGGAAAGAAAACGGAGTTTCCGCTAATGTTGGTGCACTTAACGGTCGAATCACACGTGCTCGAGCAGCTACATTGCGTGCTTCCGGACAGTTGCCGTCTCTCAATGCACCTAAGCAACCAGATCAGAAACGGGTTTCACGAGCCAACACAAAAAGATCGGCCTTGGATGAAAACCACAATGCTGGTCTTCAGCATAAGAAGAGAGCTGTTCTTCAAGATGTCACAAATGTTTGCTGCAATAATTCATATAAGAGTTGCATTAATGCAACCAAAATCCAG GCTAAGAGCAACAAGCAGGCTAGGAAAGGGGCAGCTAATTCGTCTAAAGTGGCACCGGATGTGGCAGCACAAGTCCAGCCAACTCGAGCCAACTTACAAAAAGAAGACAAGCAAGGGCTTGCAAAAATTGAACCTAAATTAGAAGTTACATGCTCGGTTAATTTGAAAGAGGATGCTACTCTTCCGTTAAATAGCACAAATGAAGGTGTGTTTTACCGTTGGCTTTCAAATCGAAGTTCAGCAATGCCTTCAAAATCCCAAAGTCGTCCTCGAAGAAATG GGAAATTTAGCTTTTCTGGGACGTCGATAACACCTAGCTACCCGGATTTTGTCGACATTGATTCGGATAAGAAGGACCCTCAACTGTGCAGCCTCTATTCCCCTGAAATCTATAATAACTTGCGTGTTGCTGAG CTCGTCCGCAGGCCATATCCTAATTTTATGGAGACGATACAGCAGGATATCACTCAAAGCATGCGGGGAATTTTGGTTGATTGGCTTGTGGAG GTATCTGAAGAATATAAGTTGGTGCCTGACTCACTTTACCTCACAGTGCATCTCATTGATTGGTTTCTCTCTAAAAATTACATTGAAAGACAAAGACTTCAACTTCTTGGGATCACTTGCATGCTAATAGCCTC CAAGTACGAAGAAATATGTGCACCTCGTGTCGAGGAGTTCTGCTTCATCACAGACAACACTTACACTAAAGAAGAG GTGCTAAAAATGGAGACTAAAGTATTGAAGTATTTTGGTTTTCAAATATTTGCACCTACTGCAAAAACGTTTCTCAG GAGATTCTTAAGAGCAGCACAAGCCTCTTACAAG AGCCCCAGCATAGAAATGGAGTACTTGGCAAATTATCTAGCGGAACTGACATTAATTGACTATGAATTCTTGAATTTTGTTCCTTCAATCGTGGCTGCCTCTGCTGTATTTCTTGCCAGATGGACTTTGGATCAGTCATCTCACCCATGG AATTCAACTCTTGAACACTATACGGCTTATAATCAATCTGATCTGAAAACCACAGTTATTGCATTGCAAGATTTACAGTTGAACACCAAAGGTTGTCCTCTAAGTGCTATTCGCATGAAATATAGGCAACAAAAG TTTAAATCCGTGGCAGCCTTAAGATCTCCGAAACTGCTTGAAACACTGTTTTAA